One Ursus arctos isolate Adak ecotype North America unplaced genomic scaffold, UrsArc2.0 scaffold_37, whole genome shotgun sequence genomic window, GGGCTTGCCCTTCGGCGGGACTTTGCGGCAGGGACTCTCCAGAGCATACGTAGCGCTGGTCCTCTCAGTTCTGGCTCCAGGACCCTCTGTATCCCTTCCCTTTCAGGGCCAATGATGGCTGCCTGTATGTCTTTGATCGAGAACAGAACCGGCGCACCCTTCAGGTATTGCTCCTGAGACTGAGAGCCTCTGCCTCCTGGTCTGTGGCCTATTAGAAGACCTAGAGAGAGAGGTCCTAGGTATTCTGGCTTCCTGCTTCCCTAGATTGAGTCCCATGAGGATGATGTGAATGCGGTGGCCTTTGCTGACATAAGCTCCCAGATCCTGTTCTCTGGGGGTGATGATGCCATCTGCAAAGTGTGGGATCGACGCACCATGCGGGAGGATGACCCCAAGCCTGTGGGTGCACTGGCTGGACACCAGGATGGCATCACCTTCATTGACAGCAAGGTGGGCAGGGAAGCAGACCTGTATGGCCAGGTTACAGTCTGTCCAGGAGCATGTCAAAGGGGACGGGTGTGGGAACTCCCCAAGGCTCCTTTTTGGTTCAGGTTTGCAAGAGCTGGAGTTTAGGGAAGGGGCTTAAGCCAAGAAACATGAGATCCTTCTGCATTCACCAGTCCTCAAGGAACAGGGCACAGCTTTCTGTAGAAGGAAAGACAGTTAAGCCAGGATAGAACAGGAGGCCCAGCCAGTGCCCTGGGCAAAGAAGGGGAAGCCTAGCCAGGGGGTGGGTTCTATGGTAGAAAACCAGTGGTGAGCTCTCctgaatgaagagaagaaagaggcaagCTAAGTCAATGGACTGGCATTCTCACCCCTCACCTGGAGAAGCAGACCTAGACGGACAGACAGCAGAGTTTGCAAGCTCTGACACCTTGTTATCCATCCGGGGATTCACAGGGTGATGCCCGCTATCTCATCTCCAACTCCAAAGACCAGACCATCAAGCTCTGGGACATCCGACGCTTTTCCAGCCGGGAAGGCATGGAGGCCTCACGGCAGGCTGCCACACAGCAAAACTGGGACTACCGCTGGCAGCAGGTGCCCAAAAAAGGTGAGTGGAGAAGGTAGAACCTGAGATCTGGAGAGTAAAGAGTCAGGGGTGGCAGTTCAAGTATCTAACTCCTGGTAAGGCCCGGCATGGGCACAGTGGACGTGACTGTAGCCTGgggcccttccccccacccccccttgcCAGGCCTTAACTCTTTGTTTGTCAAacggtggggagaggtgggggttCCCAGGGCTGGCAGCTGGGGATCACTCAGAACCAACCAAGACTAAAGTATTCCAGTATCTTCACAACCAGCAGAGCTGTCCTGGTGAGTATTAGGTGGGGAGAGAGCCATCCATTGGGGGTTGAAAAGGTGGTCGTCGGTGAGCATCGATCTTTGCTTAGGACTGATCGTACAGCAGAGTCCAGGCTCCCTAACCAAGGGCTCTCCGTGCATCCCTGCCCAGCCTGGCGGAAACTGAAGCTCCCAGGGGACAGTTCCTTGATGACCTACCGGGGCCACGGGGTGCTGCACACCCTTATCCGCTGCCGCTTCTCCCCCACCCATAGCACCGGCCAGCAGTTCATCTACAGCGGCTGCTCTACGGGCAAAGTGGTCGGTAAGGATCGTGGGAAAACAGGGGGCCTTGGAAAGGCAGGAATGTTTCTTTGGCATTTCACCTGTAACCACCAGTGGCCACCTTAAAAATCCCAGTGGTAACTACATGTGAAATTTAATTTAGCTTGGAGCAGGTTAGGCTtcaacagagaaatagaaaaccttatattcatcagcattttaaattaagaaaggGAACATAGAATTCTGGTCAGTAAATATAGTAGATTGCCAGAAATATCCTCAGTTCTGTTTTGTAGCCAGtcaagggaaaaaagagattgCAGATGAAAGGTgcagggacaggggacagggaCAAAAAGACAGCAGCTCGGAGTAAAGGACGTCAGCCACGAAAGCAGGAAGAGTGTACAGAAGGACCCCCAAACACACCCACAGCCGTCAGGAGCCTAAGCCAGTGCCGTACCAGGGAGGCACTCGGATAGAGCCCCACtcggagagagagaaagatgcaaGCCCGTCCGGTTGAGGAAGAGCAGATTCGGATGTCTACGCAGACAGCCCACTGCTCACTTTTGCTGTGCCTTCCATGTCTTGTGGGTTTCTTAGAACACTGCTGTAAAGAGCTTTAAAACCACATTGCATTTTCTGAAGCTGTGACCCTGTGACATTCAGCTAAGGGCCAGGGAGAGTCACCCAAGCTCCGCTAGACCACACACCCACGCCGAggcagggaaaagggaaaagaaaccgAGGCATTAGAGCATCAGCTGGTGTGGGCTTTGCTCCCCTGCGAAAGCGGGGCAGTTGCCCGAGAGGCAGGACGCAGTGTGGCTCAGGAACCGTGCGGGGCGCTTAGAAGGTACCCTGACCGCCCCTCTCCACTCTGGCCTTCCCCGGACAGTGTACGACCTCCTCAGCGGCCACATCGTGAAGAAGCTGACCAACCACAAGGCCTGTGTGCGGGACGTCAGTTGGCATCCCTTTGAGGAAAAGATCGTCAGCAGTTCGGTGAGGTTGCAagggtcggggggtggggggaccagtGCGGTGGGGCAGCACCCCTGACTACTTGCCGCCTTCTGCCCCGCAGTGGGACGGGAACCTGCGTCTGTGGCAGTACCGCCAGGCTGAGTACTTCCAGGATGACCAGCCAGAGTCTGAGGAACCACGTAGTGCCCCTGTCCCCGTGCCCCACCCCTCTACAGCCTTTTCCTCACCCCAGTAGATCTGATCTCCAGCCCCGTACACGGGCGAGCCTCTGGCaagctctctgcctcttcctgcctttctcccttCTGGGAGGTCTCTGGGGGATCACTGGCATTGGATGGGGAGACACACAGGCGCAGGCTTTGGGGCCCTCGCTGAGCCCTGGAAGATCCTCCCCAAGGGGCAGAGTGGTCTCCTCGTGTGCTCACACCAGCTGGCTTGGCTCTCTATCTCTGGCCAGAGTCCAGCAGGACTGCCATTATCTGAGGTGTGGCCCTTGTCAGCAGGAGAACTGTCCCGAGTGTTTTTAATCATGTGTGGATGTTAAGTGTTAGCTTCTAGAGTAGATGCCTGGGGTCAGGTCTGAACTGAGCTGTCAGCCGGGCCCATTGCCCTGGCCTTTGTGTTGAGGATTAGACTGGCCAATCAGAAGGCCAGGCATCCTGGCCATTCTTCCAGAGGTCCTGAAGGCTAGAGCTCTAGCCTTTTTGGGGAGGGTGGGACGAGTAAGGCGTGTCCTCAGCACCCTCCTGGGGTGGGAATgatgttttctccctctctgtctgggTCTTCCGGGTGGGACAGGCTGTGGTGTGAGAGGCTCCATGTGGCCCCACACAGGGCAGGCCCTCCCTTCCCAGACTGTTCCATCATGCTGGAGGCCAGCAGCTTCAAGGAGGGCTGTTGAAGTAGGACTCCTTCGTCCTCTCACTGGCTTTGGCTCCCTCAATAAATTCTCTGTGGGAACCTGGCtcagtgtctgtctctgtctccctctttttcttatctgaggTCTTTTATCCTCTCACTTCAAGAAAGTAGTTTTGACAAAGTCTTCAGATATGCTTCTCTATGGGAAAAAATACCCCTTTGATGCCCCCAAGATGAAGAGAAATACCAAAATCATTTGTTAACTGGGCTCTGCAACAGACAGCTCCCTCACTGAACTCAGAAACTTGCAGCAAGTAGAAATTGAGATAGCAGGAAGTAAGCGTGTTTTAGATTAGAGCCTGGAACACCCACATTTGGCCTTGGAGCTGGTCCCGTCTAGGAGAAGAAGTAGcccagagccagagagagccTGGTGGGCACTGATGCTGGGCCCCATATTCACAGCCACGGTTTGTACAGGTGAGGAAGTGGCAGCATGCACAGGTCAGGGGACATGCCCCAGAGCAAAGCCATGGTATGGTCAGGAGGGGAGTTGGTTGGGCTTCTCACCCAGCTCTGATCGATCTGTCCCCGTGACATTTCATTATCCCTAACTCAATTTTCAACCTAGGATGCACACCTCCAGGGGCTCTCAAAGACACAGCCGGGGGTAAAAGGGACACCTGTTTCACAGCAAAACAGGTAGTTGTGAAAGAGTAGATTGTCCGGCTGCCCAGCCTACGTGTGTTCTCTTTCCTCTGACTGCTCTGCCTCATGGGAAACTATCATGCCAGTCTCCCTTCCCATCAGCCCGCCTCATTCCCCTTCTGCCTTTAACCCAGGGATGCCGCCTGTCTCACCCAGAACCTCCAGGGTGCCAAAATTagaagcaaattaaaattatcaGTATCCTCAAAGcctcctttatatattttttaagatttttatttatttatttgtcagagagagcacaagcagggggtgaagcagggaaggggagaagcagactccttgctgggcaaggagcccgatgcaggactcggtcccaggatcctgggatcatgacctgagccaaaggcagacacttaactgactgagccacccaggcgttcctcaAAGCCTCCTTTAATCAAGGCCGCAACGACCACCCGTTCTTCTCATTAAGAGATGCATTTCCAATACAAtttgtgtttattattaattatcaCAATGTGTGAAATCTTTGCTATACTAATTATACATTTTGTACTACTAACAATTACTATGAGAACTCTATccagaagaaaaatcttttaacttCTAGGGCCTTATGATCacaggaaataattaaaaagtaagtttcagggactcctgggtggctcagtcaattaagcggccaactttggttttggctcaggtcgtgatctcccagggagtctgcttgggattctctccctcttcctctgcccctctccctgcttgtgtgctaaGATAAATGGGTAAAtcgttagaaaaaaaattaagtcaaattatatacatttttttggcAGAGAAGTGTGATCGATAAAAGACTTTCAGGCATAAAAACATAGTAGGATAAATTCCTTGGGGGAAgtctaatagaaatataatttctgaCTATTAAGATCttgtcacaaaaaaaaaaacaaaaaacaaacaaaaaaagatcttgtcacatgttttttaaatggaaaatggaaagatatataaTCACTGTAGTGTTTAGATTCCATTTggtatatttaaaagaatgagagagagagagagagagagagagagagagataatgcaTTGGAAATCATGTCCTGTGCaactatttaaaattacaatgaaaaattttttgttggggacctgggtggctcagtcggttgagtttctgccttcggctcgggtcatgatcccagggtcctgggatcctggggtcctgggatccagcctgctcagcagggagtctgcttctccctctccctctgcccttcccctcactcatgctcactctctctctctctcaaataaatgaatacaatcttcaaaagatttttttgtcAACCTAAGAATGTGGAAGTTTCTATAGGTCTTCCTGTTAGGGTCCGTGAACACGAGCTATGTGAAGTACGGGCTTTAGGACCCGGAAGGAATCTAACTGATGAACCCATCTTGATCAGTTTCTGGATGTGGGCACTGAGGACCAAGGAGGACTAGTGGACcttcccagagtcacacagctcaGAACCTAGGTGTTCTAGGTGCTCATTCCTTTCACTATTTCGTGGGCCTCCACTGTGCTCTGAAATGCCACTACCAGTTCTGAGGAATGAGGAAGGATGACAAAAAACGATCTCAGAACAGTTATTAAATAGCAGGGATATCCCTTGGGCAGGTTACTCTCCTTGTGGCTTCTTGTGGCTCCAGCCCTGGGGGTCAGGCTGGGAGGCCAATGTGGGATTTAGGACCCAGGGTAACTGGTTGGAGGACACAACCTAAGGTTTTGATGGGCTCTAAGCTGGGGATTTTCCTTGTAGGgtctcccccactcccagcctaATCTTGGGGGTCCTGAAAGTCCAGCCTGGGCCACTACCATCTCTCATACAGTACACCTTCCACAGGACACGTGAATTTCATCTGTTGGCCGTCATGATAACCATACCAAAGAATGGTCCCATCTTAGATCTGTTGTCTTGTGCATTGCATAACCACCATGGTTTACGTAGGGCTGGACTAGCCACTCAGAGTCCCTCACACCagacaggggctggggctggggcaagCCTTAGGGTCATGGTCATGGTGCATAAAGGCTACCCCAGCTGGTGTGCCTCCCCAGCCTGACGTGGACATGGTGCCGTGCACAGCCGTCTTATGCATCTTGCAGCAGTGGGCTCTTGTGCTCAGAATTTAGGAGAGGGGTGGACCACACTGATGATGAGGcagacacagattttttttttttttttaatgatttccaaGGTTTGGTTAGTTTGAATCTTCATGACCCCTGATTTCCCTGCGGAGCACACATGGTGATGTTGGGGTGGGGTGGCGGGCACTGGCTGACCAGACAGACGGGCAGACCCAGAGAGGCTGTGGACAAAACACTGAACAGCAGGCCTGGCCCTCCGACAAGAACTAGAACGTGGTTGGAGCTGAGGACACAGGGCTCACAGGAAGGACACAGGCCACTGTCAGGACACACATCCAAAGCTAGGACCCTGCTGACGTGGCAGCCCTCCGCCCTGGCCCCTTACtgccccccgcccctctcccccgccTGCCAGCTGCCAACAGGGCTCTGCCCTGTGTCTGCCACACCTGTCACTGCCTGTCCTTGTCCAGGGGGGGCCCCATCAGCCCCTCCTCAGCTGCCCAGCAGAGCAAACGGttagtggggaggggagggaacatGGAGCGGGGGCCggcggtgggggcagggctgggggcccgAACCCAGGCACTGCTGGGCTGCCTGGTCAGGGTGCTCCTCTGGGTGGCCTCTGCCTTGCTGTACTTTGGAAGTGAACAGACCGCCCGCCTCCTGGGCAGCCCCTGCTTACGGCGCCTCTACCATGCCTGGTTGGCAGCAGTGGTCATCTTTGGGCCCCTTCTGCAGTTCCATGTCAACCCTCGGACTATCTTCGCCAGCCACGGCAACTTCTTCAACATGTGAGTCCCCAGGAGGCTGTGGGCGCCGGCTCCCTGCGCTCTGCGATCCCAGCTCCCTCATCCGGGCTTCTGTCCTCCTGCCAGTCTGGAGGCTAAAAATAGGCTAGGAGGTTGAGGAGAAattgggaggagggggaggggaagagagtcGTGGGGTCCAGGGGAAATCAGGAGCAGGGCTGAAGAGGAAATATGGCTCCTAGAAGGCTGAGTGGGCCTCCAAGGAGACAGCAAAGTTTAAGTGGATgcggaggaggggggaggaaacaGAACCAGTGATGATATGCAGGACGGGGGACAGGGCACTGATGGGAACATAGATGGGGTGGAAGATGGGGCAGAGGGGGTCTCAGTAGCTAGCCTCCCTTCTTCTGTGTCCACAGAAAGTTTGTGAATTCGGCATGGGGCTGGACATGCACCTTCCTGGGGGGCTTCGTGCTGCTGGTGGTGTTCCTGGCTACGCGCCGTGTGGCAGTGACCGCCCGGCACCTGAGCCGGCTGGTGGTGGGGGCGGCAGTGTGGCGGGGGGCCGGCCGGGCCTTCCTGCTCATCGAGGACCTGACTGGCTCCTGCTTCGagcctctgccccagggcctgcTGCTCCACGAGCTTCCTGACCGCCGCAGCTGCCTGGCAGCCGGCCACCAGTGGCGGGGCTACACGGTCTCCTCCCACACCTTCCTGCTCACCTTCTGCTGCCTGCTCATGGCCGAGGAAGCCGCAGTGTTCGCCAAGTATCTGGCCCACGGGCTGCCAGCCGGGGCCCCCCTGCGCCTCGTCTTCCTGCTCAACGTGCTGCTGCTGGGCCTCTGGAACTTCTTGCTGCTCTGTACCGTCATCTATTTCCACCAGTACACCCACAAGGTGGTGGGTGCCGCAGTGGGCACCTTTGCCTGGTATCTCACCTATGGCAGCTGGTATCATCAGCCCTGGTCTCCAGGGAGCCCGGGCCACGGTCTCTTCCCTCGGCCCCACCCCAGCCGCAAGCAtaactgaaagaaataaaggcaaatcAGGCCTAGCTCGGGCTCTGCTTGTCATTTGGTTGGGGTACTCAGAAAGGGTGGGAAGCGTAAGAAGGGAGTCAGGCAGTCTCTCGCGAGTTCCTCAGCCATTCCTTGCCATTAGCGACCTTGAACGTCCTTCCTTGTGCTtgctctcctcctctgtcctttCAAGTCTCCCAGTCCTTGCAGACTTCAAGCTCTCTGGAGGGCTTGGATGTCAAGGAATGGCAATGCTAGGGCAGGGTGCCCTTAGGTAGGGGCAGCGTTCCCGCTGAACAGGGGCTTTGTCTCCAGCCTGGTTGATTTGtttcttctgcctccttcacCGAATCCCCCCTTCCGCCTTCCTTAAGGGCCTGCCTGTCTGGGCATATTTACTTAGCAGGTATTTATGGAGCCAAGCATAGTTCCATGCCTTGTGAATAAGAAAGACAGGGTTTGTGCTGTTTGGGGCTGAAGGGTTAACGGGGGAGGCAGATGATAAACTCACAAATAACAGCAAACACTCTCTTGGGCTTACTACGCGTCAGGCAGAGTTCTAAGTGTCTCTGAGCTCTTCATATAAACCAAGACATTTAGTCCTCATAACAACAACACTATCAGGTGGGTTTGGTAGTGTTCCTATTGTACAGTTGtgaaaattgaggcacagaggttaagtgacttgttcacAGCTAGTAGATATCAAAGCCAGGATTATAAACCCAGGCAACAGGGGTCCATTGTCTGTGCTCAAACCGAGAACCAGCAGCTACAGCCCTCCTGTGGCCAGATTTTGTGTGGCCTGAGAGTTAAgaaagatttttacattttaaatgattgggggaaaaaaaaaagaatatatcatgGTATGTGAGAATTACACAGAATTCAAATTCTAGTGTCCacagataaagttttattggaacctaGCCCTGctagcctaaaatatttactatctggccttttagagaaaaactttgccaacccctggtctaCACAcactatccccccccccccccccccaaataaactgGCTAATATCAGAGAGCTTCAGTGCTATGAATGTACTAAAACAGGCTGGTTTGTAAATAGAGACTTGTCGGGGAGGTACTTTATAAAGGATCATGGAGAGAGTTCCCTCTGGAGAGCCATTTGAgctgagggcagggaaagggTATGTCAGGCAAAGGGACCTGAGGCAAGAGTGACTGACACCTGACACAACGGGTTTAAGCAACAATGGGAGGTCCAGCTATTGGCAAGtgtaaagaaaggggaaaagccCAGGAAAGTGAAGTTGGGGCAGAACAGGTGCCAGGCAGGCCAGGCAAGCCTTCTGGGCCAGGAAAGCCCTTTAGATTTCATTCTAAGGTCAACAGGAAAGTGAGAAAGAGCTTTAAGCCAGAGAGAGGTCTGTGTGGAGAGTATAGAGGGGTGTAGGGTCAGGAGGGAGCTGACCCGGGTTTGGGTTGAAGTGATGACAGCGTCTGAATGTCAACGCAATGGCCAGACGATGTCCGTGGAGCCAGAGCTAGGGAAGAGAGGCCAGAAAAGATGGAAGAGCGCCACGTAAGGCTTATCACCGTCCCAGGCCAAGCGGGGACAGGAGAGAACCAGAGtccagaggcagggaggtgggaggcggGCACTGgctgggtggccgacctatggGCTccgggaggcggggaggggggcccGCGGTGCGTGCCGAGGCGAGGCGTGGAAAGAAGTGTGTGTGGTGAGGGTAGTGGCAGTAGGCTGGGGGACCAAAGGCGGGAAGTgaggaggcggggagggaggggctgggctgggtctGGCCGCCCGGCGGAGGAAACAGTGGCAGCACTCCTCTCGGCCTCCAGGGGGAGCCCGGCCGCGGTTGCCGCTTTCCGCCCGCTCCTCTCCgggcctggccccgccccctccagtaCCTCCGCTCCCGGACTACCCAGGAAGGCCGTGCGGCTGGCGAGCGCTGCTTTCGCTTTCCCTTCCCCGTGCACACTCCGCTTTTGGTGCGGCGCTaggtcccccaccccggccatgGCCACGCTCAGGGTCCAGCCTGAAGCCCAAGCCAAGGTGAGCGCTGCGGGTTCGAGGAAGGGCCCATTAGGGAGGCGTGACTCCGAAAGGCTGCAGGCGTCCGTGacccgccccccagcccccgtCGCGAGTCGGGGTCGCGGTGGATCGGAGCCCGTGTGAGCCTCAGTGCTAGGTGCACCTGTGCTCTGGCCGGGGGAGACAGGCGAGGTCCGCCTGCCGGGAGAGGCCAGGCGGTCGAGGTTCAGCGGGGTGCGGTGAAGCGGAGAGCTGGCGTGCAGGGAAAGTCCGCTGGCGTGGGGCCCCGGGCCACACACAGGCAGGGTGCCGGAGCTGCCTGCCACCTCATGGCCTTTCCCACGGGAGGGCCCCTGGCCCACTCCACAGCGTACGCTGTCCCTGCCCCAGTCGCAGAGGCTCTTACACCCCTCCTTGTACAGCCCAGGAGACCCGAGGGATCTGTTCTCACTTGGATCATTTGCCCTTCACCGCCAGCAATGTTCTCATCCCCCACATCCAGACCCAGGGTCTtcaccctccccaaccccacgGGATGCAGTCCACCTTACCCCAGGTCAGGCCCTACACAACGCTAAGGGAACGGTCCTCATATGAACTGGCTGTAAAGCCAGGTGTGTGAAGGGCTGCCTGTGTCCCACAGGTGGATGTGTTCCGGGAAGACCTGTGTACCAAGGTAAGACCTGCCCCAGCAGCACCCCACCCCTACCTAACTCCCACTGCTCAACCCTTCCTTGCTGGGCAGTGTCAGCCCTGCTGCACTGCCCGGAACAGCCTTTGATTCTGACCCCCatcttcccccatccccacctcacaCACAGACAGAAAACCTGCTGGGGAGCTACTTCCCCAAGAAGATTTCTGAGTTGGATGCATTTTTAAAGGTACTGGGGGCTGCAGAAAGCTAGAGAGTAGGGGTCGAGGGGGGAGTCTGGGGAGCCATGAGAGCGAGGTGAGAGGGATGCCCTTgcctccagccctcctcccaccctgcacCAGGAGCCGGCTCTCAACGAAGCCAACCTGAGCAATCTGAAGGCCCCGCTGGACATCCCGGTGCCTGATCCAgtcaaggagaaagagaaagaggaacgAAAGAAACAGCAGGAGGCAAGCTGGGAAGAGCTGGGAGGAGGGACCCAACCATGGGAAAAATCAACCTTAGGCCTGACTCCCAAgagcccctctctccctgcagaaggaagacaaagatgaaaagaagaaaggggaagacgAAGACAAAGGTACCACCATGAAGAGACTTGAGTCTCACCTCCCAGGAGCTCTTCCCTAGGGATTCCTCTTCCCTACCCTCACACAGTCCCAGCCTGGTGACTGACCTGTTACCCACTACCTAGGTCCTCCCTGTGGCCCAGTGAATTGCAATGAGAAGATTGTAGTCCTCCTCCAGCGTCTAAAGCCTGAGATCAAGGATGTCATTGAGCAGCTCAACCTGGTGAGCCCTCCCACTTCCACCCCCAGGCTTCAGATCTAACCCTTTGTCCTCCTTGGTCCCTGCCAGGTAGGGCTTAGCAGCGGCCAGGTCTTAGCAGGAGAGAACAGAGCAAATGACGCCAGAAATGTAGGCCCTGGGACTTAGGACAG contains:
- the DCAF11 gene encoding DDB1- and CUL4-associated factor 11 isoform X3, with the protein product MKMWIWPRGQVRLVQGGGAANLQLIQALSDSEEEHDSAWDGRLGDRYNPPVDATPDTRELECNEIKTQVELATGRLGLRRATQEHTFPQMLHQRERGLCHRGSFSLGERSRMMSHFLPNDLGFTDTYSQKAFCGIYSKDGQIFMSACQDQTIRLYDCRYGRFHKFKSIKARDVGWSVLDVAFTPDGNHFLYSSWSDYIHICNIYGEGDTHTALDLRPDERRFAVFSIAVSSDGREVLGGANDGCLYVFDREQNRRTLQIESHEDDVNAVAFADISSQILFSGGDDAICKVWDRRTMREDDPKPVGALAGHQDGITFIDSKGDARYLISNSKDQTIKLWDIRRFSSREGMEASRQAATQQNWDYRWQQVPKKAWRKLKLPGDSSLMTYRGHGVLHTLIRCRFSPTHSTGQQFIYSGCSTGKVVVYDLLSGHIVKKLTNHKACVRDVSWHPFEEKIVSSSWDGNLRLWQYRQAEYFQDDQPESEEPRSAPVPVPHPSTAFSSPQ
- the FITM1 gene encoding fat storage-inducing transmembrane protein 1, whose translation is MERGPAVGAGLGARTQALLGCLVRVLLWVASALLYFGSEQTARLLGSPCLRRLYHAWLAAVVIFGPLLQFHVNPRTIFASHGNFFNIKFVNSAWGWTCTFLGGFVLLVVFLATRRVAVTARHLSRLVVGAAVWRGAGRAFLLIEDLTGSCFEPLPQGLLLHELPDRRSCLAAGHQWRGYTVSSHTFLLTFCCLLMAEEAAVFAKYLAHGLPAGAPLRLVFLLNVLLLGLWNFLLLCTVIYFHQYTHKVVGAAVGTFAWYLTYGSWYHQPWSPGSPGHGLFPRPHPSRKHN
- the PSME1 gene encoding proteasome activator complex subunit 1, producing the protein MATLRVQPEAQAKVDVFREDLCTKTENLLGSYFPKKISELDAFLKEPALNEANLSNLKAPLDIPVPDPVKEKEKEERKKQQEKEDKDEKKKGEDEDKGPPCGPVNCNEKIVVLLQRLKPEIKDVIEQLNLVTTWLQLQIPRIEDGNNFGVAVQEKVFELMTTLHTKLEGFHTQISKYFSERGDAVTKAAKQPHVGDYRQLVHELDEAEYRDIRLMVMEIRNAYAVLYDIILKNFEKLKKPRGETKGMIY